The genome window TACGTGATGCTTGCGAGCGACTATCCTTCGCCGGTGTTCCCATTGGCAATCAATCGGTCCTTCTGAAAGATGTGAACGACGATTCCGAAACGATGAAATCGCTGATTCACCGTCTCCTGATGATGCGCGTGCGCCCCTACTACCTCTATCAATGTGACCTTATAACTGGTAGCGCCCACCTGCGTGCCGATCCACGCAAGGGCATCGAAATAATGCGTTTGTTACGCGGCCACACGACCGGCTACGCGATCCCACAATTCGTAATTGATGCGCCTGGCGGCGGCGGAAAAATCCCGATCAACCCCGAATACGTCAAGGAAGTCACTGATAAAGAAATTATTATGCAAAATTTCCAAGGTCAGGAGTATCGCTATCCATTAGTAAGCGCTGCGGCTCAAACGCTCGACGAGCACGCACCCGAACTCGACCCGATTCTGGCATAATTAGCTCAAATGTTACACATCCGTAACACTTGAGCGGTTTTTTAACATTGCTGTTCAGGGTCTAGGGTCTTTCCTCTCTGGTTTTCTCGCTCAATCAAACCAGAGATAATTAGATGACTTTATTTTTTGCGATTTTCGGGAGCCTCGGGCTCTTCCTCTACGGAATGAAAGTAATGAGCGAGGGCCTACAAAAGGTCTCTGGCGAAGGCCTTCGTGCCCTCATTCGCAATATGACACGAAACCGTGTCTCAGGAATTGTCAGCGGCACGCTCATGACCACGCTGGTGCAGTCCTCCAGTGCAACGACGGTGATGATCGTCAGCTTCGTGAATGCCCGCCTGCTGACCCTCCGAGAGTCGATCGGCATGATCATGGGCGCCAACCTCGGCACCACCACCACTTTCTGGATCGTCGCCTTCCTCGGCTTTAAGTTCAGCCTCAACTCGATCGCCCTTCCTTGCGTGGGCATCGGCGTAGCGATGATTTTCTTCAAGCGCCCGAAAATCCGCGATACCGGAGAAGCACTGATCGGCTTCGGCATCCTGTTCCTCGGTCTAAGCTTCCTCAAGGGCTCAGTCCCTGACGTTAAGTCAAACCCTGAGATCTTCTCATTCCTTGCAGACTGGACTGGTCACGGGATGGGCTCGGTAGGTATTTTCTTTCTTTTCGGGGTCATCTTGACCGTTGTCGTGCAGTCTTCCTCTGTCGCTGGTGCAATCACGCTGACCCTAGTCGCCAAAGGCTGGATCGGCTATGAAGATGCCGCTGCCATTGTGCTTGGTGAGAATGTAGGCACCACCATCACCGCGAATCTCGCGGCCATGACAGGCGGGATCGAGGCCAAGCGCGCAGCTCGCGCCCACTTTCTATTCAACATCGTCGGGGTCATCTGGATGCTGGCCGTATTCTACCCATTTGTCCAAGGCATCGAATGGCTAACCAACCAGAGTATCCATTGGCTCACCCCTGGGGAAGCGACCCCAACAGGAGACAATACGCTATACAAACTCGCGCTGTTCCACTCGATGTTCAACCTGACTAACATCCTCGTGCAGACTCCATTCGTCAAGCAGCTCGCGCTCTTGGCCACCAAGATGGTAAAAGAGAAAAAAGCCACGTCCGAAACGGTCGAGCACATCAATTACCAAGCGCCAAACTTGCCACAAACTGGTGAAATCAACCTCGCCGAAGCAGAGCGTGAAATCAAAGGCATGGCCGAACTCACCCGCGAGATGTTCAGTGGCTTCAACGAAGTTTACGAGAACCCAGACAAAGACCTCTCAGTTCGCGTCAAAGAGTTAAAAGCGATGGAAGAGCAGAGCGATCGACTCGCCTTCGACATCACTCAGTATTTGATCTATTGCACCTCTTCTGAGCTCAGTCGCGAACGCTTGAACGAGGTCACTGTGATGCTGCGCGTCGTCTCCGAACTGGAAGAAATCTGCGATTGCGCCTACAACTTGGTAAGACTCGCTCAACAGAAATACAACAAGCAGCGCGTCCTCCCAGCCGAGACGCAAGAAGCGATTCGCAACTTTAGCGGCCCGGTGGACCAATTCATGAGTTTCTACATTGAGAGCCTCAACCGCAAAGTCAGCATGGCAGACATGGAAGTCGCTCAGCAACTCGAAGACACCATTGATGCATCACGCAAGAAGCTCCGCAAGGAAGCCGTGCGCCGCATGAGTGACCCAACAAATATCAAGTCTGAGATGCTCTACATCGATATCCTGAACAACATTGAGAGCATCGGCGATAAGTCGCTCAACATTCTCAAGTTGCTCAGCCAAATCGACTAATCTGTATTTCAACCCTGGCTCGATGTCACAAACGCGCGACATCGAGCCAGTCGTTTGACATTTCAACAAAACTCGTCGAGGTAGAGGCTATGAAACGTCTCATGTTTTTCTGGTGTGCGCTGCTGGCACTATTTAGTCCGAAGCTTAAGCCAACTGCTCACGCTTCGGAAACCCATGCACCGCACGGATCGCACAGTCGGCACACAGCCTTCAACTCGTGGCACGATTTCTCCTTTAAAATTGACGACAGCAAGTGCCGCGTCGGCATTGCCTCGGTCAAGCTCTCCGTAAGTGAGCTCAAGCCCCTGAACGGCAACCTAGTGGCCACCTACAGCATCCATGTGCCACTAAAAAAGTCTGAAAACGACACGGG of Lentimonas sp. CC4 contains these proteins:
- a CDS encoding Na/Pi cotransporter family protein, which codes for MTLFFAIFGSLGLFLYGMKVMSEGLQKVSGEGLRALIRNMTRNRVSGIVSGTLMTTLVQSSSATTVMIVSFVNARLLTLRESIGMIMGANLGTTTTFWIVAFLGFKFSLNSIALPCVGIGVAMIFFKRPKIRDTGEALIGFGILFLGLSFLKGSVPDVKSNPEIFSFLADWTGHGMGSVGIFFLFGVILTVVVQSSSVAGAITLTLVAKGWIGYEDAAAIVLGENVGTTITANLAAMTGGIEAKRAARAHFLFNIVGVIWMLAVFYPFVQGIEWLTNQSIHWLTPGEATPTGDNTLYKLALFHSMFNLTNILVQTPFVKQLALLATKMVKEKKATSETVEHINYQAPNLPQTGEINLAEAEREIKGMAELTREMFSGFNEVYENPDKDLSVRVKELKAMEEQSDRLAFDITQYLIYCTSSELSRERLNEVTVMLRVVSELEEICDCAYNLVRLAQQKYNKQRVLPAETQEAIRNFSGPVDQFMSFYIESLNRKVSMADMEVAQQLEDTIDASRKKLRKEAVRRMSDPTNIKSEMLYIDILNNIESIGDKSLNILKLLSQID